From a region of the Micropterus dolomieu isolate WLL.071019.BEF.003 ecotype Adirondacks linkage group LG21, ASM2129224v1, whole genome shotgun sequence genome:
- the rimoc1 gene encoding UPF0600 protein C5orf51 homolog isoform X2 — MKHDAASDDDYLQNASAILDKLKSYYRQGGESSNLSKVLQDYTQVILDITFYEENKLVDQEFPEDCSPFKIQQLLQDLTEPEVLAGRLAPAQEVQSVLGLELLECLYWRRGALLYMYCHTLHQRKQWIKKNKDTFLKCIQEGVRYLMRMLQVRNSVKLNDGVVLHDTATASFLSEGIFSDTHLLTMMYIGEMCFWAVKYEDCSADTMDRKEDRLQFRDIGTQILNKYVLACEGPLQGQGWNTENAKEILSILQ, encoded by the exons ATGAAGCATGATGCCGCCTCTG ATGACGACTATTTACAGAATGCGTCTGCCATACTAGACAAGTTGAAAAGCTATTACAGACAAGGAGGGGAGAGTAGCAACCTTTCTAAGGTGCTCCAGGATTACACACAG GTGATTCTAGACATCACTTTttatgaagagaataaactggtGGACCAGGAGTTCCCTGAGGACTGTTCACCATTTAAAatccagcagctgctgcaggactTGACCGAGCCAGAAGTTTTGGCAGGGAGGCTAGCACCAGCACAAgaa GTGCAGTCTGTGCTGGGCCTAGAGCTGTTAGAATGCCTCTATTGGAGACGTGGAGCTCTGCTGTACATGTACTGCCACACCCTTCATCAACGAAAACAGTGGATCAAGAAAAACAAGGACACATTCCTTAAG TGTATTCAGGAAGGGGTGCGCTACCTGATGCGGATGCTGCAGGTGAGAAACTCTGTGAAGCTCAACGATGGGGTAGTGCTCCATGATACTGCTACAGCAAGTTTCCTATCTGAAG GCATTttctcagacacacacctgtTGACAATGATGTACATCGGAGAAATGTGTTTCTGGGCAGTCAAGTATGAGGACTGCAGCGCTGACACAATGGATCGCAAAGAAGATCGCCTCCAGTTTCGGGACATTGGCACACAGATCCTCAACAAATATGTGCTTGCCTGTGAGGGCCCTCTGCAGGGCCAGGGCTGGAACACGGAGAATGCCAAGGAAATCCTTAGTATTTTACAGTGA
- the rimoc1 gene encoding UPF0600 protein C5orf51 homolog isoform X1: protein MADEYRRQGFELERRIFELDIKCSSLRAEKQDDDYLQNASAILDKLKSYYRQGGESSNLSKVLQDYTQVILDITFYEENKLVDQEFPEDCSPFKIQQLLQDLTEPEVLAGRLAPAQEVQSVLGLELLECLYWRRGALLYMYCHTLHQRKQWIKKNKDTFLKCIQEGVRYLMRMLQVRNSVKLNDGVVLHDTATASFLSEGIFSDTHLLTMMYIGEMCFWAVKYEDCSADTMDRKEDRLQFRDIGTQILNKYVLACEGPLQGQGWNTENAKEILSILQ, encoded by the exons ATGGCCGACGAATACAGGCGACAAGGTTTCGAGTTGGAGAGAAGGATATTTGAGTTAGACATCAAGTGTTCTAGTCTCAGAGCTGAAAAGCAAG ATGACGACTATTTACAGAATGCGTCTGCCATACTAGACAAGTTGAAAAGCTATTACAGACAAGGAGGGGAGAGTAGCAACCTTTCTAAGGTGCTCCAGGATTACACACAG GTGATTCTAGACATCACTTTttatgaagagaataaactggtGGACCAGGAGTTCCCTGAGGACTGTTCACCATTTAAAatccagcagctgctgcaggactTGACCGAGCCAGAAGTTTTGGCAGGGAGGCTAGCACCAGCACAAgaa GTGCAGTCTGTGCTGGGCCTAGAGCTGTTAGAATGCCTCTATTGGAGACGTGGAGCTCTGCTGTACATGTACTGCCACACCCTTCATCAACGAAAACAGTGGATCAAGAAAAACAAGGACACATTCCTTAAG TGTATTCAGGAAGGGGTGCGCTACCTGATGCGGATGCTGCAGGTGAGAAACTCTGTGAAGCTCAACGATGGGGTAGTGCTCCATGATACTGCTACAGCAAGTTTCCTATCTGAAG GCATTttctcagacacacacctgtTGACAATGATGTACATCGGAGAAATGTGTTTCTGGGCAGTCAAGTATGAGGACTGCAGCGCTGACACAATGGATCGCAAAGAAGATCGCCTCCAGTTTCGGGACATTGGCACACAGATCCTCAACAAATATGTGCTTGCCTGTGAGGGCCCTCTGCAGGGCCAGGGCTGGAACACGGAGAATGCCAAGGAAATCCTTAGTATTTTACAGTGA